A genome region from Anopheles stephensi strain Indian unplaced genomic scaffold, UCI_ANSTEP_V1.0 ucontig424, whole genome shotgun sequence includes the following:
- the LOC118516982 gene encoding uncharacterized protein LOC118516982 isoform X1 has protein sequence MSNESFKDFVYYEEWLETDSDTSTMSANSRTDTNIEKEGETGWQVGFPSVAPQCVFREISNIDGQPSSSSVHLTSNSRKRKAVQLCSVATNTETVDPYDQENVVRTLTGLTRSHARLATQVGEWINAMKPRPDVRPSMEFDFAPIDSVEELQNLDALLQDDSEYRAKLVHW, from the exons ATGTCCAACGAGTCATTCAAGGATTTCGTATATTACGAGGAATGGCTCGAAACTG ATTCGGATACATCAACAATGAGCGCGAATTCCAGGACCG ACACCAACATAGAAAAGGAGGGGGAAACTGGATGGCAAGTCGGGTTTCCCAGCGTCGCGCCCCAGTGTGTGTTCAGAGAAA TATCCAACATCGATGGTCAACCGTCTTCATCTTCCGTACATTTGACTAGCA ACTCGCGGAAACGGAAAGCAGTACAGTTGTGCAGTGTAGCTACGAATACGGAGACGGTTGACCCATACGACCAAGAAAATGTGGTCCGCACACTCACTGGGCTAACTCGGTCTCATGCCCGTTTGGCTACACAAGTGGGCGAATGGATTAATGCCATGAAACCAAGGCCCGACGTTCGACCCAGCATGGAGTTTGATTTTGCTCCGATAGATTCGGTAGAAGAGCTGCAAAATTTAGATGCACTTCTTCAAGACGACTCGGAGTATAGAGCAAAACTTGTCCATTGGTGA
- the LOC118516982 gene encoding uncharacterized protein LOC118516982 isoform X2 → MSANSRTDTNIEKEGETGWQVGFPSVAPQCVFREISNIDGQPSSSSVHLTSNSRKRKAVQLCSVATNTETVDPYDQENVVRTLTGLTRSHARLATQVGEWINAMKPRPDVRPSMEFDFAPIDSVEELQNLDALLQDDSEYRAKLVHW, encoded by the exons ATGAGCGCGAATTCCAGGACCG ACACCAACATAGAAAAGGAGGGGGAAACTGGATGGCAAGTCGGGTTTCCCAGCGTCGCGCCCCAGTGTGTGTTCAGAGAAA TATCCAACATCGATGGTCAACCGTCTTCATCTTCCGTACATTTGACTAGCA ACTCGCGGAAACGGAAAGCAGTACAGTTGTGCAGTGTAGCTACGAATACGGAGACGGTTGACCCATACGACCAAGAAAATGTGGTCCGCACACTCACTGGGCTAACTCGGTCTCATGCCCGTTTGGCTACACAAGTGGGCGAATGGATTAATGCCATGAAACCAAGGCCCGACGTTCGACCCAGCATGGAGTTTGATTTTGCTCCGATAGATTCGGTAGAAGAGCTGCAAAATTTAGATGCACTTCTTCAAGACGACTCGGAGTATAGAGCAAAACTTGTCCATTGGTGA
- the LOC118516981 gene encoding uncharacterized protein LOC118516981, with amino-acid sequence MQFWPILFSIHELPQAPVMNAGIFCGTTKPESAEEYLRPMVVEMNDLMQRGIIVHGCHVAIRLRAIVADTPARAFIKGVKGHTGYDSCLKCTVVGKYSQAGRTMTFPGTNAPQRTDKCFRDNAYPGHRKMETPLVDLRFFNIIKDIPTGDHTTLHCVDQGVGKHYILGFRDGTLRKQRWTTKQCVQISNHIEQIKLPTEIHRKIVLSSRHIFGKRRRARLFFIMLGS; translated from the exons ATGCAGTTCTGGCCAATCTTGTTTTCTATTCATGAGCTGCCCCAAGCACCGGTTATGAATGCTGGCATCTTCTGTGGAACGACCAAACCCGAATCTGCAGAAGAATATCTTCGTCCAATGGTGGTCGAAATGAATGATTTGATGCAGCGTGGCATAATCGTTCATGGATGTCATGTCGCCATAAGACTGCGCGCAATCGTGGCAGACACTCCTGCGAGGGCATTCATCAAAG GAGTCAAGGGACACACCGGATACGACAGCTGCTTGAAATGTACCGTCGTCGGCAAATACAGTCAGGCAGGACGTACAATGACATTTCCTGGTACAAACGCTCCGCAACGAACGGATAAGTGTTTTAGGGACAATGCATACCCTGGACATCGCAAGATGGAAACGCCGTTGGTGGATTTGCGGTTCTTCAACATCATCAAGGACATACCAACAGGAGATCACACCACACTACACTGTGTGGATCAAGGTGTCGGCAAGCACTACATTTTAGGCTTTCGGGATGGAACGTTGAGAAAGCAACGCTGGACGACAAAACAATGTGTTCAAATATCAAACCATATTGAACAGATTAAGTTGCCGACAGAAATTCATCGCAAAATAGTCCTATCAAGCAGGCACATTTTTGGAAAGCGTCGGAGAGCGCGTCTTTTCTTCATTATGCTGGGTTCGTAG
- the LOC118516980 gene encoding uncharacterized protein LOC118516980, protein MPKDFNLISDLIEAYKNYPCLWDKSNANFKNLHVKQTAYGELLEVVQLHAPDASIDSVKKKILNLKKSFQVEQNKILKSARSGAGSGEVYVPKLWYYEQMLFLKDSSEAPRVSSMDSDFEEEIIEEEIIDSIPNHPDCSFTSDEAQDQPGPSQSRKRRYAEPVNERNLRRKVMQLVVERMENPSRQTNASTNSFGSFIDMEINKMPPDMEIRAKKLITDVIWMGRKGELTDEMRMCKPD, encoded by the exons ATGCCGaaagatttcaatttaattagtgATCTGATTGAAGCGTACAAAAACTACCCTTGCTTGTGGGATAAATCTAatgcaaattttaaaaatttgcatGTCAAGCAGACGGCATATGGAGAGCTGCTCGAGGTTGTTCAACTACACGCTCCAGATGCCAGTATCGATTCggtcaagaagaagattttgaACTTGAAGAAATCATTTCAagtggaacaaaacaaaatattgaaaagtGCACGGAGTGGAGCTGGAAGTGGAGAGGTTTACGTACCAAAATTGTGGTATTATGAGCAAATGCTTTTTCTTAAAGATAGTTCTGAAGCACCTCGAGTATCTAGTATGGACAGCGACTTTGAGGAAGAG ATTATCGAGGAAGAAATCATTGATTCAATACCGAATCACCCCGACTGCAGCTTCACATCCGATGAAGCACAGGATCAACCCGGACCATCACAGTCCCGCAAAAGACGATATGCAGAACCGGTCAACGAGCGCAATTTGCGACGAAAGGTGATGCAGTTGGTGGTGGAAAGAATGGAAAATCCATCAAGGCAGACAAACGCATCAACTAATTCCTTTGGTTCGTTTATTGACATGGAGATAAACAAGATGCCACCCGATATGGAAATAAGAGCCAAAAAGTTAATTACAGATGTAATTTGGATGGGCCGCAAAGGTGAATTGACAGATGAAATGCGGATGTGCAAACCGGATTAG